One Tachysurus vachellii isolate PV-2020 chromosome 8, HZAU_Pvac_v1, whole genome shotgun sequence genomic window carries:
- the rbm45 gene encoding RNA-binding protein 45 isoform X1: MEDYNRPSSYLDDPPNSRLFLVTSKSITEDTIRERFAPFGEVQDIWVVKDKQTKESKGVSFVKFAKSSQACNAMEEMHGKCLVEGTKPIKVFIAQSRSSGSHRDVEDEELTRIFVMIPKTFTEEDLKETFKTYGDIEYAIVIKNKSTGESKGLGYVRFHKPSQAAKAIENCDKTFRAILAEPRTKNSSADNDYFSNQRSDHVGNEPGLSAYPFGAESSSYAAGDGWNSDMITRCLMVSSRVPVAQEQIYSLFDLIPGMEYCEMQRDQYGFSKGQAMIRYSNLGSAVYAKEKLNGFEYPPGNRLSVAFIDDGEDRTSPVGKMAMQLVAAQMMSMVWNGPSGAQLMKTTAGYAASSLPQKPRVQTDVVLPSHKKLAAPDSVVKERLFVIFNPSPLPVDILEDVFCRFGSLVEVYLVPGRNVGYIKYADRKHANDAMAALHGKVVNGVKMKVMLADPPKEESHKRQRTY; this comes from the exons ATGGAGGACTACAACAGGCCTTCGTCTTATCTCGATGACCCCCCGAACAGTCGACTGTTTCTGGTCACCAGCAAATCGATCACCGAGGACACTATTCGGGAGCGTTTTGCCCCTTTCGGTGAAGTCCAAGACATTTGGGTtgtaaaagacaaacagacaaaagagTCTAAAGGAGTTTCTTTTGTGAAATTCGCTAAATCCTCACAGGCGTGTAACGCCATGGAGGAAATGCACGGCAAGTGTCTGGTGGAAGGAACCAAACCCATTAAG GTGTTTATCGCCCAGTCCAGATCTTCTGGGAGTCACAGAGACGTGGAGGATGAGGAACTGACCAGAATCTTTGTCATGATTCCCAAAACATTTACTGAAGAAGACCTGAAGGAGACCTTCAAG ACCTATGGAGATATAGAGTATGCCAttgtcataaaaaataaatctacaggTGAGAGTAAGGGTTTGGGCTATGTCCGATTTCACAAACCCTCTCAGGCTGCCAAGGCTATAGAGAACTGTGACAAAA CTTTCAGAGCTATTCTTGCTGAACCAAGGACAAAAAACTCCTCAGCTGACAACGACTATTTCAGCAATCAAAGATCTGATCATGTAGGAAATGAGCCAGGCTTAAGTGCCTACCCATTTG GTGCAGAATCTAGTAGTTACGCTGCTGGAGATGGCTGGAACTCGGACATGATAACTAGGTGTCTGATGGTGTCGTCGCGTGTGCCTGTTGCACAGGAGCAGATTTACAGCCTGTTTGATCTGATCCCAGGAATGGAATACTGTGAGATGCAGAGAGACCAATATGGTTTCAGTAAAG GCCAGGCTATGATTCGCTACAGTAATTTGGGATCTGCTGTGTATGCTAAAGAAAAACTGAATGGCTTTGAGTATCCACCTGGAAACCGACTTTCTGTGGCTTTCATTGATGATGGAGAGGACAGGACCAG CCCAGTAGGAAAGATGGCCATGCAGTTGGTTGCAGCTCAGATGATGTCTATGGTGTGGAACGGCCCCTCTGGAGCTCAACTAATGAAGACCACTGCA GGTTATGCAGCTTCATCGTTGCCCCAGAAACCTCGTGTACAGACGGATGTTGTCCTCCCCTCTCATAAGAAACTGGCTGCTCCTGACAGTGTGGTCAAAGAGAGGCTTTTTGTCATCTTCAACCCCTCCCCATTGCCAGTGGACATACTTGAAGATGTGTTTTG TCGTTTCGGCTCTTTAGTGGAGGTGTACCTGGTACCAGGCCGGAATGTGGGCTACATTAAATATGCGGACCGAAAACATGCGAACGATGCCATGGCAGCACTTCATGGCAAAGTGGTAAACGGTGTGAAAATGAAGGTCATGCTTGCTGATCCACCTAAAGAGGAGTCCCACAAGAGGCAGAGAACTTACTGA
- the rbm45 gene encoding RNA-binding protein 45 isoform X2, with amino-acid sequence MEDYNRPSSYLDDPPNSRLFLVTSKSITEDTIRERFAPFGEVQDIWVVKDKQTKESKGVSFVKFAKSSQACNAMEEMHGKCLVEGTKPIKVFIAQSRSSGSHRDVEDEELTRIFVMIPKTFTEEDLKETFKTYGDIEYAIVIKNKSTGESKGLGYVRFHKPSQAAKAIENCDKTFRAILAEPRTKNSSADNDYFSNQRSDHVGNEPGLSAYPFGAESSSYAAGDGWNSDMITRCLMVSSRVPVAQEQIYSLFDLIPGMEYCEMQRDQYGFSKGQAMIRYSNLGSAVYAKEKLNGFEYPPGNRLSVAFIDDGEDRTSPVGKMAMQLVAAQMMSMVWNGPSGAQLMKTTAGYAASSLPQKPRVQTDVVLPSHKKLAAPDSVVKERLFVIFNPSPLPVDILEDVFWSYSASSIGSLRCASRTVDSRAAQSASCSGAFAQGCNKTV; translated from the exons ATGGAGGACTACAACAGGCCTTCGTCTTATCTCGATGACCCCCCGAACAGTCGACTGTTTCTGGTCACCAGCAAATCGATCACCGAGGACACTATTCGGGAGCGTTTTGCCCCTTTCGGTGAAGTCCAAGACATTTGGGTtgtaaaagacaaacagacaaaagagTCTAAAGGAGTTTCTTTTGTGAAATTCGCTAAATCCTCACAGGCGTGTAACGCCATGGAGGAAATGCACGGCAAGTGTCTGGTGGAAGGAACCAAACCCATTAAG GTGTTTATCGCCCAGTCCAGATCTTCTGGGAGTCACAGAGACGTGGAGGATGAGGAACTGACCAGAATCTTTGTCATGATTCCCAAAACATTTACTGAAGAAGACCTGAAGGAGACCTTCAAG ACCTATGGAGATATAGAGTATGCCAttgtcataaaaaataaatctacaggTGAGAGTAAGGGTTTGGGCTATGTCCGATTTCACAAACCCTCTCAGGCTGCCAAGGCTATAGAGAACTGTGACAAAA CTTTCAGAGCTATTCTTGCTGAACCAAGGACAAAAAACTCCTCAGCTGACAACGACTATTTCAGCAATCAAAGATCTGATCATGTAGGAAATGAGCCAGGCTTAAGTGCCTACCCATTTG GTGCAGAATCTAGTAGTTACGCTGCTGGAGATGGCTGGAACTCGGACATGATAACTAGGTGTCTGATGGTGTCGTCGCGTGTGCCTGTTGCACAGGAGCAGATTTACAGCCTGTTTGATCTGATCCCAGGAATGGAATACTGTGAGATGCAGAGAGACCAATATGGTTTCAGTAAAG GCCAGGCTATGATTCGCTACAGTAATTTGGGATCTGCTGTGTATGCTAAAGAAAAACTGAATGGCTTTGAGTATCCACCTGGAAACCGACTTTCTGTGGCTTTCATTGATGATGGAGAGGACAGGACCAG CCCAGTAGGAAAGATGGCCATGCAGTTGGTTGCAGCTCAGATGATGTCTATGGTGTGGAACGGCCCCTCTGGAGCTCAACTAATGAAGACCACTGCA GGTTATGCAGCTTCATCGTTGCCCCAGAAACCTCGTGTACAGACGGATGTTGTCCTCCCCTCTCATAAGAAACTGGCTGCTCCTGACAGTGTGGTCAAAGAGAGGCTTTTTGTCATCTTCAACCCCTCCCCATTGCCAGTGGACATACTTGAAGATGTGTTTTG GTCTTATTCAGCATCATCCATTGGCAGTTTGCGATGTGCTTCTAGAACAGTTGATTCAAGAGCAGCACAGAGCGCATCATGTTCTGGAGCCTTCGCACAAGGGTGTAATAAGACAGTGTGA